The following proteins are encoded in a genomic region of Terriglobia bacterium:
- a CDS encoding NAD(P)/FAD-dependent oxidoreductase, whose amino-acid sequence MSKMTRRGFVKSAAIAPLAVNAFALEPQAAPRDRFDIVVAGAGHNSLAAAAYLAKAGYRIIVLEGRPIVGGGVKTAELTLRGFKDDVCATAHTFIQANPMLRNDELGLRNYGLEYIDPDPIFHVPFADGSYLTQWRDLDRTCAEFAKFSKKDAAAYRRLLTEFEAVKSILGASTFTPIGFGKPLNDRLADVPRGRLWQRRLAMSAWEIIRDAFEDDHSRTFMLYMSHLSAEPADAPVTGRMAFAAPGQQRSGRPIPKGGSGALTQALARVIEANGGVILTNKWVRRLIVENGRCTGVECDDGSAYRAEKAVLSTIHIKHLVDMAPRELWGQDFIDGVDTWQAEHAMFVTHYATTEPPKYAVSGGTLSPCESGILASPERALHGTYDDARGVVTLEDPSLQVICCTVADPSRAPAGMHTVKVLGWQPYELKEDPQHWDVIKNQVSDAYLKYLRRFAPNLTDDKILARFIESPLDLERMNPHFWHGSAHAGAQSASQVGPMRPMPGWAQHRMPIPGLYQTGATTHPGGSVTGAPGRNAATVMLKDFGTSIEEVLKKKA is encoded by the coding sequence ATGAGCAAGATGACGCGGCGCGGCTTTGTGAAGAGTGCGGCCATTGCGCCTCTGGCCGTCAACGCTTTCGCTCTGGAGCCGCAAGCGGCTCCGCGCGATCGCTTTGATATCGTCGTGGCCGGTGCCGGGCACAACAGCCTGGCCGCGGCCGCCTACCTGGCCAAAGCCGGCTACCGCATCATCGTCCTCGAGGGACGGCCGATAGTCGGCGGCGGGGTCAAGACCGCGGAACTGACGCTGCGGGGGTTCAAAGACGACGTCTGCGCCACGGCGCACACCTTCATTCAAGCCAACCCGATGCTGCGCAACGATGAACTCGGGCTGCGCAATTACGGTCTGGAGTACATCGATCCCGATCCGATCTTCCATGTGCCGTTTGCCGACGGCAGCTATCTGACGCAGTGGCGCGACCTGGACCGCACCTGCGCGGAATTCGCCAAGTTTTCCAAAAAAGATGCGGCCGCCTACCGGCGCTTGCTGACCGAGTTTGAGGCCGTCAAGTCGATCCTGGGTGCTTCGACCTTCACGCCCATCGGCTTCGGAAAGCCGCTCAACGATCGGCTGGCGGATGTCCCGCGCGGTAGGCTGTGGCAGCGGCGCCTGGCGATGTCTGCCTGGGAGATCATCCGGGATGCTTTTGAGGACGACCACAGCCGCACGTTCATGCTGTATATGTCGCATCTGTCGGCGGAGCCGGCGGATGCGCCGGTGACTGGGCGGATGGCCTTCGCGGCGCCGGGACAGCAGCGTTCGGGGCGTCCCATTCCCAAGGGCGGATCGGGAGCCTTGACGCAGGCGCTGGCGCGGGTGATCGAGGCCAACGGTGGAGTGATCCTCACCAACAAGTGGGTGCGGCGGCTGATCGTGGAGAACGGCAGATGCACGGGGGTGGAATGCGACGACGGCAGCGCGTACCGGGCCGAGAAGGCCGTGCTTTCCACGATCCACATCAAGCACCTGGTGGATATGGCGCCGCGAGAATTGTGGGGCCAGGACTTCATCGATGGTGTGGATACCTGGCAGGCGGAGCACGCCATGTTTGTCACCCACTACGCCACCACGGAACCTCCCAAGTACGCCGTCTCCGGCGGCACACTTTCCCCCTGTGAATCGGGCATTCTGGCTTCTCCGGAGCGGGCGTTGCATGGCACCTACGACGATGCCCGTGGCGTGGTCACTCTCGAGGATCCCTCCCTGCAGGTGATCTGCTGCACCGTGGCCGATCCGTCGCGCGCCCCGGCGGGCATGCATACGGTTAAGGTTCTTGGCTGGCAGCCCTACGAGCTGAAGGAAGATCCGCAGCATTGGGACGTCATCAAGAACCAGGTCTCCGATGCGTATTTGAAATACTTGCGGCGCTTCGCACCCAATCTAACCGACGACAAGATCCTCGCGCGCTTCATCGAGAGCCCCCTCGATCTGGAGCGCATGAACCCGCATTTCTGGCACGGCAGCGCGCATGCCGGCGCGCAAAGCGCGTCGCAGGTCGGCCCCATGCGCCCGATGCCCGGGTGGGCGCAGCACCGCATGCCAATCCCCGGCCTGTACCAGACCGGCGCCACGACGCATCCCGGAGGTTCGGTGACGGGAGCGCCCGGACGCAATGCGGCGACGGTGATGCTGAAGGATTTTGGCACCAGCATAGAGGAAGTACTGAAGAAAAAAGCATGA
- a CDS encoding dicarboxylate/amino acid:cation symporter, whose translation MGFFSASQSPALAAEEPEAPKKPFYASLWVQVLLAIVVAVALGYFSPAKAIAMKPLGDAFIRLITMIITLIIFCTVVSGIAGMQDMKKVGRVGGKALLYFEIVSTVALLIGLVVGNVVKPGGGFNVNPAGLDAKAVADYAGAAKAQSVTEFLMHIIPTTVVDAFAKGDILEVLLVAVLFGFALSSIGQRCKPLVDLFDALMHAVFGVVNILMRLAPIGAFGAMAFTVGKYGLASLGPLAKLIATFYITSILFVLIILGAIARVAGFNIVKFLVYIKEEILLVLATSSSETALPTLMAKLEKLGCSKPLVGLVVPTGYTFNTDGSSLYMTLAALFVAQATNIHLTVMQQITILAVATLTSKGASGVQGASFIALVGTLMVVPTIPVAGMALVLGIDRFMSMFRGLVNMIGNGVATLVVARWEKELDRETLRRNLA comes from the coding sequence ATGGGATTTTTCAGCGCTTCGCAGTCGCCTGCCCTCGCCGCCGAGGAGCCGGAAGCACCCAAGAAACCGTTTTACGCGAGTCTGTGGGTTCAGGTGCTGCTGGCCATCGTTGTGGCCGTAGCCCTGGGTTACTTCAGTCCGGCTAAAGCCATCGCCATGAAGCCCCTCGGTGACGCCTTTATCCGCCTGATCACCATGATCATCACCCTGATCATTTTCTGCACCGTCGTCTCCGGCATCGCCGGCATGCAGGATATGAAGAAAGTCGGGCGGGTCGGCGGCAAGGCTCTGCTGTATTTCGAGATCGTTTCCACGGTGGCCCTGCTGATCGGTCTGGTCGTCGGCAACGTGGTCAAGCCCGGCGGCGGCTTCAACGTCAATCCCGCCGGACTGGATGCCAAGGCCGTGGCCGACTATGCCGGCGCCGCCAAGGCGCAGAGCGTCACGGAATTCCTGATGCACATTATTCCCACCACCGTGGTGGACGCCTTCGCCAAGGGCGACATTCTGGAAGTCCTGCTTGTCGCTGTTCTGTTCGGCTTCGCGCTCTCCAGCATCGGTCAGCGCTGCAAGCCGCTCGTTGATCTCTTCGACGCCCTGATGCATGCGGTCTTCGGCGTGGTCAATATTCTGATGCGCCTCGCGCCCATTGGCGCTTTCGGCGCCATGGCTTTTACCGTCGGCAAATACGGCCTCGCCTCGCTCGGACCGCTGGCGAAGCTGATCGCCACGTTCTACATCACCTCAATTCTTTTCGTGCTCATCATTCTCGGCGCGATTGCCCGGGTCGCGGGCTTCAACATCGTCAAGTTCCTCGTGTACATCAAGGAAGAAATTCTGCTGGTGCTGGCCACCAGCTCGTCGGAGACGGCGCTGCCCACCTTGATGGCCAAGCTGGAAAAGCTCGGCTGCTCGAAGCCGCTCGTGGGGCTCGTGGTGCCCACGGGCTACACCTTCAACACCGACGGCAGCAGCCTGTACATGACGCTGGCGGCCCTCTTTGTGGCCCAGGCCACCAATATCCATCTGACGGTGATGCAGCAGATCACCATCCTGGCCGTGGCCACGCTCACTTCCAAGGGCGCGAGCGGCGTGCAGGGCGCCTCGTTCATCGCCCTGGTGGGCACGCTGATGGTCGTGCCGACCATCCCCGTGGCGGGCATGGCCCTGGTTCTGGGCATTGACCGCTTCATGAGCATGTTCCGCGGCCTGGTGAACATGATCGGCAATGGCGTCGCCACTCTCGTCGTCGCCCGCTGGGAAAAGGAACTGGATCGCGAGACCCTGCGGCGCAATCTCGCTTGA
- the ilvD gene encoding dihydroxy-acid dehydratase produces the protein MAPQIFGAAQFAASHEEREVSNPLPRPRSSALTDGAHRAAARAMLRATGLRDEDLARPLIGIANTWTEIGPCNYHLKELAEHVKAGVRAAGGTPLEFNTVSISDGITMGSEGMRTSLVSREVIADSIELVTRGNLLDALVVLVGCDKTIPGGVMALARLDIPGLILYGGSIAPGQFHERPVTIQDVFEAIGAHARGGMSDEDLHALECSACPGAGACGGQFTANTMALVCEFLGIAPMGLSSIPATNKTKETAGHKAGEMVIELLRRDVRPSAIITPKSLENAIAGVAATGGSTNAVLHLLAIAQETQLPLVIDDFDRISARTPLLADLKPGGRFVATDLYAAGGTALVAQRLRQAGLLHGECLTVTGKSIGEEAAAAKETPGQEVVLPAAKPIKPTGGLVILKGNLAPEGCVVKVAGHNIQEFRGPARVFDSEEASFAALQQGGIRAGDVVVIRYEGPNGGPGMREMLAVTAALVGAGLGDSVALLTDGRFSGATHGLMAGHVAPEAATGGPIAALRDGDMVVFDIPKRALRAEVSEDELRERLRSWTPPAPRYTSGVMAKYALLVSSASRGAITTVPAGVRSLSAPSPATTPLPARTI, from the coding sequence ATGGCCCCGCAAATTTTCGGGGCCGCGCAGTTCGCCGCGAGCCATGAGGAGCGAGAAGTGAGCAATCCCCTACCCAGACCCCGGAGCAGCGCGCTGACCGACGGGGCGCACCGCGCCGCGGCGCGGGCCATGCTGCGAGCCACGGGTTTGCGCGACGAGGATCTTGCGCGGCCGCTCATCGGCATCGCGAACACGTGGACCGAGATCGGTCCCTGCAACTACCACTTGAAAGAACTTGCGGAGCACGTCAAGGCGGGCGTCCGGGCCGCGGGCGGCACCCCGCTGGAATTCAACACCGTATCCATTTCCGACGGCATCACCATGGGCAGCGAAGGGATGCGCACGTCGCTGGTGAGCCGCGAGGTGATCGCGGACTCGATCGAGCTGGTGACGCGCGGCAACCTGCTGGACGCGCTGGTAGTGCTGGTGGGCTGCGACAAAACGATTCCGGGCGGGGTGATGGCGCTGGCGCGGCTGGACATTCCCGGGCTGATTCTCTACGGCGGATCCATCGCGCCGGGACAGTTTCACGAACGTCCGGTGACGATCCAGGACGTTTTCGAAGCGATCGGCGCGCATGCGCGAGGCGGCATGTCGGACGAGGATCTGCATGCCCTGGAGTGTTCCGCGTGCCCGGGCGCGGGAGCGTGCGGGGGACAGTTCACGGCCAACACCATGGCGCTGGTGTGCGAATTCCTGGGGATTGCGCCCATGGGGCTTTCGAGCATTCCGGCCACGAACAAAACCAAGGAGACGGCGGGGCACAAGGCGGGCGAGATGGTGATCGAGCTGCTGCGCCGCGACGTGCGGCCCAGCGCCATTATCACTCCGAAGTCACTGGAAAACGCGATTGCGGGGGTGGCCGCAACGGGCGGCTCGACCAACGCCGTGCTGCATCTGCTGGCCATCGCCCAGGAAACGCAGCTGCCGCTGGTGATCGACGATTTCGACCGCATTAGCGCGCGTACACCGCTGCTGGCGGACCTCAAGCCGGGCGGGCGTTTTGTGGCCACAGACCTGTACGCAGCGGGCGGCACGGCGCTGGTGGCGCAGCGGCTGCGCCAGGCGGGTCTGCTGCACGGCGAATGCCTCACCGTGACGGGAAAGAGCATCGGAGAAGAAGCAGCCGCGGCGAAAGAGACACCGGGCCAGGAAGTGGTGCTCCCGGCGGCCAAGCCGATCAAGCCCACGGGCGGGCTGGTGATTCTGAAGGGCAACCTTGCGCCGGAAGGCTGCGTGGTGAAAGTGGCGGGGCACAACATCCAGGAGTTCCGCGGGCCGGCGCGGGTGTTCGACAGCGAAGAAGCGTCGTTCGCGGCGCTGCAACAGGGCGGAATTCGCGCGGGCGACGTGGTGGTGATCCGCTACGAGGGACCGAACGGCGGACCCGGAATGCGCGAGATGCTGGCGGTGACCGCGGCGCTGGTGGGAGCGGGGCTGGGCGACAGCGTGGCGCTGCTTACCGACGGGCGCTTCTCCGGAGCGACGCACGGACTGATGGCCGGGCATGTGGCGCCGGAAGCGGCGACGGGCGGACCGATCGCGGCGCTGCGCGACGGGGACATGGTGGTGTTCGACATTCCGAAGCGGGCGTTGCGCGCCGAGGTTTCCGAAGACGAGCTGCGCGAGCGGCTGCGCAGCTGGACGCCGCCAGCGCCGCGCTATACCAGCGGAGTGATGGCGAAATACGCGCTGCTGGTCTCCTCCGCATCGCGCGGAGCGATCACCACGGTGCCTGCCGGGGTACGTTCCTTGTCCGCGCCGTCGCCTGCAACGACACCGCTTCCGGCGAGGACGATATGA
- the ilvB gene encoding biosynthetic-type acetolactate synthase large subunit: MKRTGAEILCETLHRLGVKDIFGYPGGAILPTYDALGRSPLHHVLVRHEQGATHMADGYARASGGVGVAMATSGPGATNMVTGIATAMLDSSPVVCITGQVSSKLLGSDAFQEIDITGITMPITKHNSIVSRAEDIARTVREAFVIAASGRPGPVLVDVTKDAQQGTCELDWEAATPKLPPKRVHPACEASEFARAVEMLNSAKRPVILAGHGVQIAGAVRALEAFVRRGHFPVAMTLLGIGTFPATDPLNLGMMGMHGEAWVNRAVQESDLIVAVGMRFDDRVTGDLRTYATSARKIHIEIDRSEINKNVKVDAALVGDARELLEQLLPCLEPRDRSEWVDYIRTLKGHSAVRDIQSLPDSGHLYAAHVINDLWKETKGRALVVSDVGQHQMWEAQYYHHDRPRSLITSGGLGTMGFALPAAIGAKFAKPDDEVWVVVGDGGFQMTMCELATIVQEKINVKIAIINNGYLGMVRQWQEFFYDKRYVATPLVAPDFCALANAFGIRSEKICTRGEVLPAIRKAREAAETVLLDFRVEQEDAVYPMVPAGAALHEMIRRPNPLVETATEP, translated from the coding sequence ATGAAACGAACAGGCGCGGAAATTCTCTGTGAAACGCTGCACCGCCTGGGGGTGAAGGACATTTTCGGGTACCCCGGCGGAGCGATTCTGCCGACCTATGATGCGCTGGGCCGCTCGCCGCTGCACCACGTGCTGGTGCGGCACGAACAGGGTGCGACGCATATGGCCGACGGCTATGCGCGAGCGAGCGGAGGAGTGGGCGTGGCCATGGCCACGTCGGGCCCCGGAGCGACGAACATGGTCACGGGGATCGCCACGGCCATGCTGGATTCTTCGCCGGTGGTGTGCATCACCGGGCAGGTGAGCAGCAAGCTGCTGGGAAGCGATGCGTTTCAGGAGATCGACATCACGGGCATCACCATGCCCATCACCAAGCACAACTCGATTGTGTCGCGCGCGGAGGACATCGCGCGGACAGTGCGCGAAGCATTCGTCATCGCGGCGTCGGGCCGGCCGGGACCCGTGCTGGTGGACGTCACGAAAGACGCGCAGCAGGGGACATGCGAGCTGGACTGGGAGGCCGCCACACCGAAGCTGCCGCCGAAGCGGGTGCACCCGGCGTGCGAAGCGAGCGAATTTGCCCGGGCCGTGGAGATGCTGAACTCCGCGAAACGGCCGGTAATTCTGGCGGGACACGGGGTGCAGATTGCAGGCGCGGTGCGCGCACTGGAAGCATTCGTGCGCCGCGGACACTTCCCCGTGGCCATGACGCTGCTGGGGATCGGAACGTTTCCGGCCACCGATCCGTTGAATCTGGGGATGATGGGCATGCACGGGGAAGCCTGGGTGAACCGCGCGGTGCAGGAATCCGACCTGATCGTGGCCGTGGGGATGCGCTTCGACGACCGCGTCACCGGAGACCTGCGCACGTATGCGACGAGCGCCCGGAAGATTCACATCGAGATCGACCGCTCGGAGATCAACAAGAACGTGAAGGTCGACGCGGCGCTGGTGGGCGACGCGCGCGAACTGCTGGAGCAACTGCTTCCCTGCCTGGAGCCGCGCGATCGCAGCGAATGGGTGGACTACATCCGCACGCTGAAGGGCCATTCCGCGGTGCGCGACATTCAGAGCCTGCCGGACAGCGGGCATCTCTATGCGGCGCACGTGATCAACGATTTGTGGAAGGAAACGAAGGGGCGTGCGCTGGTGGTCAGCGACGTCGGGCAGCACCAGATGTGGGAGGCGCAGTATTACCACCACGACCGGCCGCGTTCGCTGATCACCTCGGGCGGTCTGGGGACGATGGGGTTTGCCCTGCCGGCGGCGATCGGGGCGAAATTCGCGAAACCGGACGACGAGGTTTGGGTGGTGGTGGGCGACGGCGGGTTCCAGATGACCATGTGCGAACTGGCGACGATCGTGCAGGAGAAAATCAACGTCAAGATCGCCATCATCAACAACGGCTACCTGGGTATGGTGCGGCAGTGGCAGGAGTTTTTCTACGACAAGCGTTACGTGGCTACTCCGCTGGTGGCCCCGGATTTCTGCGCGCTGGCCAATGCCTTCGGAATCCGCAGCGAGAAGATCTGCACGCGCGGCGAAGTGCTTCCGGCGATCCGCAAGGCACGGGAAGCAGCAGAGACGGTTCTGCTGGACTTCCGGGTGGAACAGGAAGACGCGGTGTATCCGATGGTGCCGGCGGGCGCGGCGCTGCACGAAATGATCCGGCGACCGAACCCGCTGGTGGAAACCGCGACGGAGCCGTGA
- the ilvN gene encoding acetolactate synthase small subunit: MKTLVAYVENKPGVLNRVASLARRLAINIDSLTVGPTENDEIARMTVVVHTDEQGARRVQASLEKLVDVLLAENISGRPAVVRDLALIKVAADQKSRPHLMELVKVFRARVVDVAPESLILEVSGTVHKIDSLLEVLRPFGVLEMARTGSVAMTRGADLLQPPVAAEASAGSSVKPN, from the coding sequence ATGAAAACACTGGTAGCGTACGTGGAAAACAAACCAGGAGTGCTGAACCGCGTGGCGTCGCTGGCGCGGCGTCTGGCGATCAATATCGATTCGCTGACGGTGGGACCGACGGAGAACGACGAGATCGCGCGGATGACCGTGGTGGTGCACACCGACGAGCAGGGGGCGCGGCGGGTGCAGGCCAGCCTGGAAAAGCTCGTGGACGTGCTGCTGGCGGAGAACATCTCGGGGCGGCCTGCGGTGGTGCGCGACCTGGCGTTGATCAAGGTGGCAGCGGACCAGAAGTCGCGGCCGCACCTGATGGAGCTGGTGAAGGTCTTTCGGGCCCGGGTCGTGGACGTGGCGCCGGAATCGCTGATCCTGGAAGTGTCCGGAACGGTGCACAAGATCGACAGCCTGCTGGAAGTGCTGCGGCCGTTTGGCGTGCTGGAGATGGCCCGCACCGGCAGCGTGGCGATGACCCGCGGCGCGGACCTGCTGCAGCCGCCGGTAGCGGCGGAAGCCAGCGCCGGCAGCAGCGTCAAACCGAATTAA